The Pelagibacterium halotolerans B2 genome has a segment encoding these proteins:
- a CDS encoding MerR family transcriptional regulator codes for MRVGALARQTGMTRDTIRFYERRGLISSRPSQDPSNSYRDYPDDTVDRLDMIAQARDAGMSIAELEVLVRVMETGDLETFDADRFLAGKIAEIKASIERSKRFVAVLEATRKALSRAVQ; via the coding sequence ATGCGGGTGGGCGCCCTGGCAAGGCAGACGGGCATGACGCGGGATACGATCCGGTTTTACGAGCGCAGGGGGCTGATTTCGTCCCGGCCCTCCCAAGACCCTTCCAACAGCTATCGCGACTATCCCGACGACACCGTGGACCGGCTGGACATGATCGCGCAGGCCCGAGATGCCGGAATGAGTATTGCGGAGCTTGAAGTTCTGGTCCGGGTAATGGAAACGGGCGATCTCGAGACCTTCGACGCCGATCGCTTTCTCGCGGGAAAAATCGCCGAGATCAAAGCCTCGATCGAACGGTCGAAGCGTTTTGTGGCCGTGCTTGAGGCAACCCGAAAGGCTCTGTCGCGCGCGGTGCAATAG
- a CDS encoding zinc ribbon domain-containing protein, whose amino-acid sequence MEAVVGPICQSCSMPMSKDPQGGGTNADGSRSTVYCSLCWRDGAFAQPGFTVGQMQQYCIEQLRKQGMPHVMAWAFTRSLPRLQRWRN is encoded by the coding sequence ATGGAGGCTGTTGTGGGACCGATATGCCAAAGCTGCTCCATGCCCATGAGCAAGGACCCCCAGGGCGGTGGCACCAATGCCGATGGTAGCCGATCGACCGTTTATTGCTCGCTGTGCTGGCGGGATGGCGCGTTCGCCCAGCCTGGCTTTACGGTCGGGCAGATGCAGCAATACTGCATCGAACAATTGCGCAAGCAGGGCATGCCACACGTAATGGCATGGGCGTTCACCCGCTCCCTGCCGCGCCTGCAGCGCTGGCGGAACTAG
- a CDS encoding CHAD domain-containing protein — MANEIELKLQIAPQAAGPVLQWGEAQGEMERRNLRSVYFDTPGRSLAMAGLSLRTRFDGTRHVQTVKAAQGKSAGLFARREWEKPVSSEWPELGADTPLAGLPPQTLDALAPLFSLEVERHGLDIVRGDSVIEVAVDNGIVLADDRRSAFCEIELELKSGAPHALFALARELDALAGVRLGVTTKSERGYRLLDAVAESAKAEFIPLSADQRVEDGFAAIAGACLRQYRLNEDIVLRRHPPEALHQARVGLRRLRSALTLFKPVVEDERYSHFRDELKWLAKQLGDVRDLDVLYDRARSGELRIAIARLREDAHGGLEAVLGSARARALMVDLAGWVAVGAWRDAPDAARGGGIGEFAAEALEKSFRKFKKRSDGLTRLGDEDRHEVRKLAKKLRYGSEFFAGLYTGKKAAKRHARFIDGLQAVQDKLGTLNDLAAAPGLLARNGLDDMAGAEGVLSGADATDTLAKAEAARDALVGLKPFWR, encoded by the coding sequence ATGGCCAACGAAATCGAACTCAAGCTCCAGATCGCGCCGCAGGCTGCGGGGCCCGTTCTTCAGTGGGGCGAGGCGCAGGGGGAGATGGAACGGCGGAATTTACGCTCCGTCTATTTCGACACGCCCGGCCGCTCACTGGCCATGGCGGGCCTGTCGCTCAGGACGCGATTTGACGGGACGCGTCACGTCCAGACGGTCAAGGCGGCGCAGGGCAAGTCTGCCGGGCTTTTCGCGCGCCGGGAATGGGAAAAGCCCGTGTCATCGGAATGGCCCGAGCTCGGCGCGGATACCCCGCTGGCCGGATTGCCGCCGCAAACGCTGGACGCTCTGGCGCCACTGTTTTCGCTCGAGGTGGAGCGGCACGGTCTCGATATCGTGCGCGGCGACAGCGTTATCGAGGTGGCGGTCGATAATGGGATTGTCCTTGCCGACGACCGGCGGAGCGCGTTCTGCGAGATCGAACTGGAACTGAAATCGGGCGCGCCCCACGCGCTGTTCGCACTGGCCCGGGAGCTCGACGCGCTGGCCGGGGTGCGGCTCGGGGTGACAACAAAATCGGAGCGCGGCTACCGGCTGCTCGATGCGGTGGCGGAAAGCGCAAAGGCCGAGTTCATCCCGCTTTCGGCCGATCAGCGGGTCGAGGACGGTTTTGCGGCGATTGCCGGGGCCTGCCTGCGGCAGTACAGGCTCAATGAAGATATCGTATTGCGCCGGCACCCACCCGAGGCGCTGCATCAGGCGCGGGTGGGGCTGCGGCGCCTGCGCTCGGCGCTCACGCTGTTCAAGCCGGTGGTCGAGGACGAGCGGTATTCCCATTTTCGCGACGAGCTCAAATGGCTGGCGAAACAATTGGGTGATGTTCGCGATCTCGACGTGCTCTATGACCGGGCGCGGTCCGGAGAGTTGCGGATTGCCATTGCCCGGTTGCGCGAAGACGCGCATGGCGGGCTCGAAGCGGTTCTGGGTTCGGCGCGGGCCCGGGCGCTGATGGTCGATCTTGCCGGGTGGGTCGCCGTGGGGGCGTGGCGGGACGCTCCCGATGCGGCGCGCGGGGGCGGGATCGGCGAATTTGCTGCCGAGGCACTGGAAAAATCGTTCCGCAAATTCAAAAAGCGCAGCGATGGGCTGACCCGACTGGGGGACGAGGACCGGCACGAGGTGCGCAAGCTGGCCAAGAAGCTGCGCTATGGCAGCGAATTTTTTGCCGGGCTCTATACCGGCAAGAAGGCCGCAAAGCGCCATGCCCGGTTCATCGACGGGCTGCAGGCCGTGCAGGACAAGCTGGGCACGCTCAACGATCTTGCGGCGGCGCCCGGTCTTCTGGCCCGGAACGGACTGGACGACATGGCAGGCGCCGAGGGCGTGCTGTCGGGCGCCGACGCAACCGATACGCTGGCGAAAGCGGAGGCGGCGCGCGACGCGCTGGTCGGCCTCAAACCCTTCTGGCGCTAG
- a CDS encoding GNAT family N-acetyltransferase, with protein sequence MLSIEPLNQADIPATANLHRQNLRLGLFPKLGRHFLGLYQESFARSPYGIALVARDEDAVVGALFGTTSNAEHYRWVTRNFGSKLALAGCGAMITRPQVALDFARTRAGRYARGVARHIGLLPSVSSASNGAPRPVSVLSHIVTDVNVRRRGIGRRLIEGFADRATVQGVHRALLVTEEGGLGTPFFERLGCRLVGRHKSQDGATLREYRLILDEEGAYEDLDGGRVAYTVVRAYPKRLGAAPSLSQRP encoded by the coding sequence ATGCTGTCCATCGAACCGCTGAACCAGGCCGATATCCCGGCAACGGCCAATCTGCATCGCCAGAATCTGCGTCTGGGACTTTTTCCCAAACTCGGCCGGCATTTCCTCGGCCTCTATCAGGAAAGCTTCGCCCGCTCCCCCTACGGCATCGCGCTTGTGGCCCGCGACGAGGATGCGGTCGTCGGCGCTCTGTTCGGCACCACTTCGAACGCCGAACACTACCGCTGGGTCACCCGCAATTTCGGCTCGAAGCTCGCGCTGGCCGGCTGCGGCGCCATGATCACCCGCCCCCAGGTCGCTCTCGATTTCGCCCGCACCCGCGCCGGACGCTACGCAAGAGGCGTAGCCCGCCATATCGGGCTCTTGCCGTCAGTGTCGAGCGCCTCCAATGGCGCCCCGCGCCCGGTTTCGGTCCTCAGCCACATCGTCACCGACGTCAATGTCCGCCGTCGCGGCATCGGTCGCCGGCTGATCGAGGGCTTTGCCGACCGCGCGACGGTGCAGGGTGTCCATCGCGCCCTTCTGGTCACCGAGGAGGGTGGACTGGGCACGCCGTTCTTTGAAAGACTGGGCTGTCGTCTGGTCGGCCGGCACAAGAGCCAGGACGGAGCCACACTGAGGGAATACAGGCTGATACTCGATGAGGAAGGTGCTTATGAGGATCTGGATGGCGGTCGCGTCGCTTACACTGTTGTGCGCGCCTATCCAAAACGGCTGGGCGCAGCGCCCTCCCTCTCCCAGCGCCCCTGA
- a CDS encoding winged helix-turn-helix transcriptional regulator, which yields MANIEPDEATVCTAMGDILNRIGDKWSVMVVGRLKGGTMRFSELRRAIDGVSQRMLTLTLRNLERDGLVTRTVYAEIPPRVEYTLTEMGSTLTGPIGALWDWAAAHQDEVARARMLYDRAQAGQEEPERRRA from the coding sequence ATGGCCAATATCGAGCCCGACGAAGCGACGGTTTGCACCGCGATGGGCGATATCCTCAACCGGATCGGCGACAAATGGAGCGTCATGGTGGTGGGCCGGCTCAAGGGTGGCACCATGCGGTTTTCCGAGTTGCGCCGGGCCATCGACGGGGTGTCCCAACGCATGCTGACGCTGACCCTGCGCAATCTCGAGCGCGACGGGCTGGTGACGCGCACCGTTTATGCGGAAATTCCGCCGCGGGTGGAATATACGCTGACCGAAATGGGCTCTACGCTGACCGGCCCGATCGGAGCGCTGTGGGACTGGGCGGCGGCGCATCAGGATGAAGTGGCGCGGGCGCGCATGCTTTACGATCGCGCGCAGGCGGGACAAGAGGAGCCCGAACGCCGGCGCGCCTGA